The following coding sequences lie in one Pseudomonas sp. B33.4 genomic window:
- the aspT gene encoding aspartate-alanine antiporter, producing MLEFILHALRTDPEIAVFLAIALGVFIGRIRIGSFHLGSVAGALLMGLLIGQIGLEVPAGLKSVFFVMFIYAVGFKSGPEFFGSLNRGTLKLVVLSVVLCATALGAILLMYSVFDFDAGFTAGLGAGALTDTAIMGTATSAINQLTIDAAAKAQLNSHMAIAYAITYLFGTIGLIVFVGSIAPKLLGVNLRESARELELELGIAKEEEAITVPYTRMVVRAHQVAENGQAAGLRIIDLEKPHESLTVERVMRAGKVIERDEEFVLMAGDVIGVYALRDAVGNLSHWVGPEIDHPEALSFPTRQVDIVLTSAEFAGKTIHQAKSRLASDRRLGCFVNNISRQGYDLPLLPNTVLRRGDVISLTGRTASVEAMAKRLGRIRKNNYKSDIAMHTLGMVLGSLLGLLSTHIGMIPVELGIGGGVLVAALVIGWYNSRHPEIGALPPAAQWAFSEFGLTAFGAVVGLLAGPAAFAAMKEQGLALLLSGAVVTILPPLVALYFGRYVLRLHPMILFGALAGAQTEAASMNKIIEQSGSNTPVIGFTVCYAISNVLLAVCGPIIVFVVAG from the coding sequence ATGCTCGAATTTATCCTTCACGCCTTGCGCACCGACCCGGAAATCGCCGTGTTTCTGGCGATTGCCCTCGGCGTGTTTATTGGCCGGATTCGCATCGGCAGTTTTCACCTCGGCTCGGTGGCCGGCGCGCTGCTGATGGGTTTGCTGATCGGTCAGATCGGTCTGGAAGTACCGGCGGGCCTGAAGTCGGTGTTTTTCGTGATGTTCATCTACGCCGTCGGCTTCAAGAGCGGGCCGGAGTTTTTCGGCAGCCTCAATCGCGGCACGCTGAAACTGGTGGTGCTCTCGGTGGTGCTCTGCGCCACGGCGTTGGGGGCGATTCTGCTGATGTACTCGGTGTTCGATTTCGATGCCGGGTTCACCGCTGGCCTCGGTGCCGGCGCGCTGACCGACACGGCGATCATGGGCACCGCGACCAGCGCGATCAATCAACTGACAATCGATGCCGCGGCCAAGGCGCAACTTAACAGCCACATGGCGATTGCTTACGCCATTACCTACTTGTTCGGCACCATCGGCTTGATCGTGTTTGTCGGCAGCATCGCGCCGAAACTGCTCGGCGTGAACCTGCGCGAGTCGGCGCGGGAACTGGAGCTGGAACTGGGTATCGCCAAGGAAGAGGAGGCGATCACCGTGCCCTATACGCGCATGGTGGTGCGCGCGCATCAGGTCGCGGAAAACGGCCAGGCGGCCGGGTTGCGCATCATCGATCTGGAAAAACCCCACGAATCGCTGACCGTCGAGCGGGTGATGCGCGCCGGCAAAGTCATCGAGCGCGATGAAGAGTTCGTGCTGATGGCCGGCGACGTCATTGGCGTCTACGCCTTGCGCGATGCAGTGGGCAACCTCAGTCACTGGGTCGGCCCGGAGATCGATCATCCCGAAGCCCTGTCGTTTCCGACCCGTCAGGTAGACATCGTCCTGACCTCGGCTGAGTTCGCCGGCAAAACCATCCATCAAGCCAAATCGCGTTTGGCCAGCGACCGGCGCCTGGGCTGCTTCGTCAACAACATCAGCCGTCAGGGCTATGACTTGCCGTTGCTGCCCAACACCGTACTGCGGCGCGGCGATGTGATCTCGCTGACCGGGCGCACTGCCAGTGTCGAAGCCATGGCCAAACGCCTTGGGCGCATCCGCAAGAACAACTACAAAAGCGATATCGCCATGCACACCTTGGGCATGGTGCTCGGTTCGTTGTTGGGGTTGTTGTCGACCCACATTGGCATGATTCCGGTGGAGTTGGGGATCGGCGGCGGGGTGCTGGTCGCGGCGCTGGTAATTGGCTGGTACAACTCGCGCCACCCGGAAATCGGCGCGTTGCCGCCAGCGGCGCAATGGGCGTTTTCCGAGTTCGGCTTGACTGCGTTTGGCGCGGTGGTCGGTTTGCTCGCCGGGCCAGCAGCGTTTGCCGCGATGAAGGAGCAAGGCCTGGCGCTGTTGCTGTCCGGCGCGGTGGTGACGATTCTGCCGCCACTGGTGGCGTTGTACTTCGGCCGCTATGTGTTGCGCCTGCACCCGATGATTCTGTTTGGCGCCTTGGCCGGTGCGCAGACGGAAGCGGCGTCGATGAACAAGATCATCGAGCAGTCGGGGAGTAACACTCCGGTGATCGGTTTTACGGTGTGCTATGCAATTTCCAACGTCTTGCTCGCGGTGTGCGGGCCGATCATTGTGTTTGTCGTCGCTGGCTAG
- a CDS encoding mechanosensitive ion channel family protein — MRSRLLAVWIVVFAALWSGLGWAADDAVKPADEAVELKVANRSIMLFRATILGEAPASRVKRAKMVISEALDEDAALNITTDSIQNSYMVLIGDKRAFIVAPKDIDSLEYSSVQQAAEGAAEKLRQVVTETREARNLQMILRSLGLAAVATLIYVALLWCLAYLRRKLLAKLPALMDRHTQALKVGRVQLIDSNFLYPLVSRLLLLLRWLVILLLTYEWLGFVLSRFPYTRPWGESLNNYLFELAGYLLQGIVDAIPGLGVALAIFFIARGVTAFTRRILRRMATPGTFSWLNHETLQPTQRLTALAIWLFALAMAYPYLPGAGTDAFKGLSVLIGLMISLGATSVVGQAAAGLILTYTRTLRPGEFVKIGEYEGTVTELGMFTTRIRTGLGEVLTLPNSMITGTVTKNYSRTVQGPGYVVDTVVTIGYDTPWRQVEAMLLEAAKRTPGVLEDPPAQVFQTALSDFYPEYRLVAQAIPSQPRPRAVLLSMLHANIQDVFNEYGVQIMSPHYLGDPQQDKWVPRDKWYTAPAQEPKDQ, encoded by the coding sequence GAACTGAAGGTCGCCAACCGCAGCATCATGCTGTTTCGCGCGACCATTCTGGGGGAAGCACCGGCCTCGCGAGTCAAGCGCGCGAAAATGGTCATCAGCGAGGCGCTGGATGAAGACGCGGCGCTGAACATCACCACGGATTCGATCCAGAACAGCTACATGGTGCTGATCGGCGACAAGCGCGCTTTCATCGTCGCGCCCAAGGACATCGACAGCCTCGAATACTCTTCGGTGCAACAGGCCGCCGAAGGCGCAGCGGAAAAACTGCGCCAGGTGGTCACCGAAACCCGTGAGGCGCGCAACCTGCAGATGATCCTGCGCTCACTGGGACTGGCCGCTGTGGCCACGCTGATTTACGTCGCGCTGCTCTGGTGCCTGGCGTATCTGCGTCGAAAATTGCTGGCCAAACTCCCCGCGCTGATGGATCGCCACACCCAGGCGCTGAAGGTCGGGCGGGTACAGCTGATCGATTCCAACTTCCTCTATCCGCTGGTCAGCCGTTTGCTGTTGTTGCTGCGCTGGCTGGTGATTTTGCTGCTGACCTATGAATGGCTGGGCTTTGTCCTGTCGCGCTTTCCCTATACGCGGCCGTGGGGCGAAAGCCTCAATAACTACCTGTTCGAACTGGCCGGGTATTTGCTGCAAGGCATTGTCGATGCGATTCCGGGACTGGGCGTGGCCCTGGCGATTTTCTTTATCGCCCGTGGCGTGACCGCGTTTACCCGACGCATCTTGCGGCGCATGGCCACGCCGGGGACATTCAGCTGGCTCAATCACGAAACCCTGCAACCGACCCAGCGTCTGACGGCGCTGGCGATCTGGCTGTTTGCCCTGGCGATGGCCTATCCGTATCTGCCGGGTGCCGGCACCGATGCTTTCAAGGGCTTGTCGGTGTTGATCGGCCTGATGATTTCCCTCGGCGCGACCAGTGTGGTCGGGCAGGCTGCCGCCGGATTGATCCTCACCTACACGCGCACCTTGCGCCCCGGCGAGTTTGTGAAAATCGGCGAGTACGAAGGCACCGTCACCGAACTGGGCATGTTCACCACACGGATTCGCACCGGTCTGGGGGAAGTGCTGACGCTGCCCAATTCGATGATCACCGGCACCGTCACCAAGAACTATTCGCGCACCGTGCAAGGCCCCGGTTATGTCGTCGATACGGTGGTGACCATCGGCTACGACACGCCATGGCGTCAGGTCGAGGCGATGTTGCTGGAAGCTGCCAAGCGCACGCCGGGTGTGCTGGAGGATCCACCAGCGCAAGTGTTCCAGACCGCACTGTCGGATTTCTATCCTGAATACCGACTGGTCGCGCAGGCCATCCCGAGCCAGCCGCGCCCGCGCGCGGTGTTGCTGAGCATGCTCCACGCCAATATTCAGGACGTGTTCAACGAGTACGGCGTGCAGATCATGTCGCCGCACTATCTGGGCGATCCGCAACAAGACAAGTGGGTGCCAAGGGACAAGTGGTACACCGCGCCTGCGCAAGAACCGAAGGATCAGTGA